A region from the Acyrthosiphon pisum isolate AL4f chromosome A1, pea_aphid_22Mar2018_4r6ur, whole genome shotgun sequence genome encodes:
- the LOC100164697 gene encoding coatomer subunit beta, with protein MSSIEQPCYTLINISSDYEMPNEMQLKADLEKGDSKTKIEALKKVIHMIANGERLPGLLMIIIRFVLPLQDHTIKKLLLIFWEIVPKTTPDGKLLQEMILVCDAYRKDLQHPNEYLRGSTLRFLCKLKEPELLEPLMPTIRACLEHRHSYVRRNAVLAIFTIYRNFEFLIPDAPELIANFLDGEQDMSCKRNAFMMLLHADQDRALTYLASCLDQVASFGDILQLVIVELIYKVCHANPSERSRFIRCIYNLLNSSSPAVRYEAAGTLVTLSNAPTAVKAAASCYIELIVKESDNNVKLIVLDRLIALKEHPSHERVLQDLVMDILRVLSSTDLEVRKKTLNLAMDLVSSRNIEEMVFVLKNEVEKTHNLAEHEDTGKYRQLLVRTLHTCSIKFPDIAATVIPVLIEFLSDSIELAATDVMVFLREAIYLFESLRPLIIQRLLEVFQSIKSANVHRAALWILGEFANSQEDIEATIEQIKISLGDMPLVEDELKKAAGDSENVEEFGSSGSQLVTSDGTYATQSAFITNTPRSSQAKRPPLRQYLIDGDFYVGAALGTTFTKLGIRYADIWEEEDSIKANQFCVKLMLILTYILKLGKSGICSKPIGIDDGDKIMESIKILNDRDSEIEEIYTKECSKSLNGMLAAKEDEESSNKKAKEKPGHKVNVDDAIVFLRTSSNGTEGTENVFELSLNQAVAGGGSIHHSSGDGASGLSTNSKLNKVTQLTGFSDPVYAEAYVHVNQYDIVLDVLIVNQTGDTLQNCTLELATMGDLKLVEKPQPVVLAPHDFCNIKASVKVASTENGIIFGNIVYDIGGAIGDRNVVVLDDIRIDIMDYIMPAVCNDSEFRQMWTEFEWENKVSVSTSLTDLNEYLAHLLKSTNMKCLTPEKALSGQCGFMAANLYARSIFGEDALANLSIEKGLDKPQVIGHIRIRAKSQGMALSLGDKINMMQKRPYKAVAA; from the exons ATGTCGTCTATAGAACAGCCTTGCTACACTTTGATCAACATATCTAGTGATTATGAAATGCCAAACGAAATGCAACTCAAGGCAGATCTTG AAAAAGGCGATagcaaaacaaaaattgaagcATTGAAAAAAGTCATTCATATGATAGCCAATGGAGAACGTTTGCCAGGACTGTTGATGATAATAATCCGTTTCGTCCTACCGTTACAAGACCATACAATCAAAAaactacttttaatattttgggaAATAGTACCGAAAACTACACCAGATGGTAAACTATTACAGGAAATGATATTAGTCTGTGATGCATATCGtaag GATTTACAACATCCAAACGAATACTTAAGAGGGTCGACTCTTCGATTCTTGTGTAAATTGAAAGAACCAGAGTTATTAGAACCATTGATGCCAACTATACGTGCATGTCTTGAACACCGTCATTCCTATGTAAGACGTAATGCTGTACTAGCAATATTCACTATTTAcag gaattttgaatttttgataccGGATGCTCCTGAACTTATTGCTAATTTCCTTGATGGGGAGCAAGACATGTCTTGCAAACGTAATGCTTTTATGATGTTACTACACGCTGACCAAGATAGAGCACTTACATATCTGGCTTCTTGTCTGGATCAAGTAGCTTCTTTTGGTGACATTTTGCAACTAGTTATTGTAGAACTCATATACAAA gTATGTCATGCAAATCCTTCAGAACGATCCCGTTTCATAcgttgtatttacaatttactgaATTCTAGTAGCCCAGCCGTTCGTTATGAAGCTGCTGGAACATTGGTCACCTTGTCAAATGCACCTACTGCCGTAAAG gcAGCAGCTTCCTGTTATATTGAGTTAATTGTAAAAGAAagtgataataatgtaaaactTATTGTTTTGGACCGTTTAATTGCTCTTAAAGAACACCCTTCACACGAAAGAGTGCTTCAAGATTTGGTCATGGATATACTAAGAGTATTATCTAGCACTGATTTGGAAGTTAGAAAGAAAACATTGAATTTGG CTATGGATTTGGTATCATCTCGTAATATTGAAGAAATGGTGTTTGTACTCAAAAACGAAGTGGAAAAGACTCATAATTTAGCTGAACATGAAGATACTGGAAAATATAGACAATTGTTGGTGCGCACACTGCATACGTGTTCTATTAAg tttCCAGATATAGCTGCAACAGTGATCCCTGTACTCATTGAATTCTTGTCAGATAGTATAGAATTGGCTGCCACGGATGTTATGGTATTTTTGCGTGAAGCTATTTACCTCTTTGAATCATTACGTCCTCTCATAATTCAACGTCTATTAGAAGTTTTTCAATCTATTAAGTCTGCTAATGTGCACAGAGCTGCATTATGGATACTTGGTGAATTTGCCAACTCACAAGAAGATATTGAAGCAACaattgaacaaataaaaatatcacttGGAGAC atGCCCTTAGTTGAAGATGAGTTGAAGAAAGCAGCTGGAGATTCAGAAAACGTTGAAGAATTTGGGTCTAGTGGTTCACAGTTAGTAACATCTGATGGAACATATGCTACTCAATCAGCATTTATTACAAACACTCCTCGAAGTAGTCAGGCAAAACGGCCACCATTACGTCAGTATCTAATTGATGGAGATTTCTATGTTGGTGCTGCATTAGGCACTACATTCACTAAATTGGGCATAAGATATGCTGACATTTGGGAAGAAGAAGATTCGATAAAGGCTAATcaattttgtgttaaattaatgttaattttaacttatattttgaaGCTTGGAAAATCgg GAATTTGTTCTAAACCTATTGGCATTGATGATGGAGACAAAATTATggaaagtattaaaatattaaatgatagaGATAGCGAAATTGAAGAAATTTATACTAAAGAGTGCAGCAAATCATTAAATGGAATGTTGGCTGCTAAAGAAGATGAAGAAAGCAGCAACAAGAAA gcTAAAGAAAAGCCAGGGCATAAAGTGAATGTTGATGATGCCATTGTATTCTTACGTACCAGTAGTAACGGCACAGAAGGTACAGAAAATGTTTTCGAACTCAGTTTAAACCAAGCCGTTGCTGGCGGTGGTTCTATTCACCATAGTAGTGGTGATGGTGCATCGGGACTTTCTACCAATAGCAAACTTAATAAAGTTACACAATTGACTGGATTTTCCGATCCAGTATATGCTGAAGCTTATGTTCATGTCAATCAGTATGATATCGTTTTAGATGTATTGATTGTTAATCAAACAG gTGATACATTACAAAATTGTACTCTCGAATTGGCCACAATGGGGGATCTGAAGTTGGTTGAAAAACCACAACCTGTTGTTTTGGCTCCTCACGATTTTTGCAATATCAAAGCTAGCGTTAAAGTTGCGTCTACTGAAAATGGCATAATCTTTGGAAACATTG TGTATGATATCGGAGGTGCAATTGGTGATCGAAATGTGGTTGTATTAGATGACATCCGTATAGACATAATGGACTATATAATGCCTGCTGTTTGTAACGACTCTGAGTTCCGTCAAATGTGGACTGAATTTGAGTGGGAGAATAAA gtttcgGTTTCCACCAGTTTGACAGATCTTAATGAATATTTGGCACATTTATTGAAGAGCACTAACATGAAATGTTTAACTCCAGAAAAAGCGTTGTCTGGACAGTGTGGTTTTATGGCAGCAAATTTATACGCGAGATCAATATTTGGAGAAGATGCTCTTGCAAATTTAAGTATTGAAAAGGGATTAGATAAGCCACAAGTCATCGGTCATATTAGAATTCGGGCTAAAAGTCAG ggAATGGCACTCAGTCTTggtgacaaaataaatatgatgcAAAAACGACCATACAAAGCAGTTGCGGCATAA
- the LOC100573276 gene encoding uncharacterized protein LOC100573276, with protein sequence MTKFTIVALVQAAVMFVMQVSVESCGDEFIKNMIVNVCGMGGIKRSFPDNSRPDSSLGLHFRGMVTDVEREFKHLVGDIEEVDLLLKTSNNKNKLKEPNVTPLWLRPINLPGFRDDRSRHPRIRGDSGKATIIKRELMNDFRECCNKNCSLKDLKRICGKK encoded by the exons atgacaaaattt ACGATCGTGGCCTTAGTGCAGGCGGCTGTCATGTTTGTAATGCAGGTATCTGTAGAATCATGCGGCGATGAGTTCATCAAGAATATGATAGTGAATGTTTGTGGAATGGGTGGAATAAAACGTTCATTCCCTGACAACAGCCGCCCTGACTCATCATTAGGGCTACATTTTAGGGGGATGGTGACTGACGTCGAACGCGAATTCAAACACCTGGTCGGAGACATTGAAGAAGTGGACTTGCTGCTAAAAACATCTAACAACAAGAATAAACTAAAAG aaccaAACGTCACTCCACTGTGGCTTCGTCCAATTAATTTGCCGGGTTTCAGAGACGACAGATCCAGACACCCAAGAATAC gcGGTGACTCCGGAAAGGCCACGATCATAAAACGGGAATTAATGAACGACTTCAGAGAGTGCTGCAACAAGAATTGCTCACTCAAAGATTTAAAACGTATATGCGGGAAGAAATAA